The nucleotide window TTCTTTTTACGTCTTTTGCGCCTTCTTGCGGCTAAAAAATTCACACTCCCCGCGTCGTCGCCGCGGCGATGATCTCCCGATATACCTCCACCTCCGCCGTCTCCACGCGACGCAGTTCCGGGTCCTTGTCCATGTCCACGAAGTAGAGGCCGAAGTCCGTGTTCGGATCGAACGGATGGCCCCATTCCCGGTTGGAAGTGATCGACCAGCAGTTGTAGCCGCTCACCGGCACGCCCTTGTCGATGGCCTTCTCCACCTGCTGGAGATGCAGCTTCAGATACTCGCCGCGCGGCACACCATTCGCCTCCGGCACGCTGCCGTTCTCCACGATAAACAGCTCCTGCCCTGGAAACCAACGGTGGAAACGCCGCAAGGCATGGAACAACCCCTGCGGCCATACCGGAGCCTGGATGAACTTGCCGTGGGCCGCATCCTCCAGAGATCGGAAACGGTGCAGCTTGTGCGTCGGCAGACCCCAGTAATAGTCAAGCCCCACGAAATCCTGCGCGCCAATCGCCTCATCCGGGCAAAGCTCCACCGGCAAACGCCCGGAGGTCCCCAGATACCACCAGTTCGCATTCGCGATCAAGCTCGTCGTCCCCCAGAAGCGCCACGCCCAGTTCAGCCAGCTCGATTTCGAAGACAGCGCCTTCGCCCGCCGCGAGGGCTCCAGTGGCACGATCTCGAGCAGATCCTCATCCCCCATCACCTGGTGCGCGATGCGCCGCGCGAGCAACAGTTCAAGGCCCTCGCCACGACACGCGGGTGAAAGCCCCGGCGTGTCCTTGCGCAGACCGATGCGGATGCGGCCACGGCGGCGGATGTGCTTCATCGAGCGCCCCCGCCCTTCGCCGGGACGTTCGTTCTCCGCCGGTCCCCACAGCACCTCCGCCAGCGAAACCGGCGGCAGCTTGCCCTCATCCGATGGCGCGGCGGGCTGGATCCATGGTTCTTCCCGCCCCGCAGTCACCTCACGCTGGAACGTCGCCACCACCCGGTTCACGCGCTCCAACAGATCGCCATGGCCGTTCGGCGCGAGCACCACATAGGACTCGTCGCTCAATCCGGTGACGAGAAAGCGGAACGACCCGCTCTCCTCCAAACCATGCGGCATCAGAAAGGGCGCGTCCCCATACACCGCGTCGACCGCTCCGACGGCCAGCGAACTACGAGCTTCATCGTAGTTTGAAAAAATCCGCTTCTTGGCGGACGGAGGCAGGTCGCGCTTCCACCCGTCCGGCTGGTTGCCGATGCCGAGCACACCCACGCGCTTGTCCGCGAGTGAATCCATCCCCTCACCCGCCCAATCCGCCTTCACCAACACCGCCTTGCCCGTCCGCAGATAGGGATCGCTCGATTCAAAACGACCATGGCGTCCGGAGGTGATACCACCGATCACCAGATCCACCTTCGCCCGCTCGCCCACCAGCGCCCCACGCGTGGTGAACTTGAACAATGCCTCCGACAGACGGCGATGGCACGCCGCCCAGTCCATCAGCATCTGGAGCCACGTGGGGAATCCCGTCACCAGCGGGTTCACACCCACCTTCGTTTCGGAACGCCGCGCCTTGATCTTTACCCGCGCCCGCGCGTGCGCCCGGAACAGCGAGGGCACCAGCCTCCCCACCGCCGCGGCTTCCTCATCCACCTCCTCGCCGCGCGGTAGTCCCGGCGGCATGTAGTAGCGGTTCCGCCACCACGGCTTGATGTAGCCGAAGGTGAGCTGGCTCGGCTCGTTGAAAGTGATCCAGTAGTCCACCAGGCCCCCCATCGCCTCCGCCACCCGGTCCGCATAGCGGGCGAAGAGATCCGGAAACCGCTTTCCCAGCATCCCCCCGTGGTCCCTTTCCAACCATACCGGCCAGACGAAGTGGTGCAGCGTCAGCATCACCTGCATGCCATGACTGCGGACGCATTCCGCCACCCGCCGGTAGTGCGCCAGCGCCTCCGGATCGAACACACCCTCGGATGTTTCCACCCGCGCCCACGCCGTGGAAAAGCGGAACAACTTGCAGCCCATCGCCGCGGCCGCCGCGATGTCCTCCTCATAGCGGTTCCAGA belongs to Luteolibacter ambystomatis and includes:
- a CDS encoding family 1 glycosylhydrolase — encoded protein: MAFPLNFLFGTANADHQVEAHDPRHEDVWDLWERTQGLSPRGRATDFWNRYEEDIAAAAAMGCKLFRFSTAWARVETSEGVFDPEALAHYRRVAECVRSHGMQVMLTLHHFVWPVWLERDHGGMLGKRFPDLFARYADRVAEAMGGLVDYWITFNEPSQLTFGYIKPWWRNRYYMPPGLPRGEEVDEEAAAVGRLVPSLFRAHARARVKIKARRSETKVGVNPLVTGFPTWLQMLMDWAACHRRLSEALFKFTTRGALVGERAKVDLVIGGITSGRHGRFESSDPYLRTGKAVLVKADWAGEGMDSLADKRVGVLGIGNQPDGWKRDLPPSAKKRIFSNYDEARSSLAVGAVDAVYGDAPFLMPHGLEESGSFRFLVTGLSDESYVVLAPNGHGDLLERVNRVVATFQREVTAGREEPWIQPAAPSDEGKLPPVSLAEVLWGPAENERPGEGRGRSMKHIRRRGRIRIGLRKDTPGLSPACRGEGLELLLARRIAHQVMGDEDLLEIVPLEPSRRAKALSSKSSWLNWAWRFWGTTSLIANANWWYLGTSGRLPVELCPDEAIGAQDFVGLDYYWGLPTHKLHRFRSLEDAAHGKFIQAPVWPQGLFHALRRFHRWFPGQELFIVENGSVPEANGVPRGEYLKLHLQQVEKAIDKGVPVSGYNCWSITSNREWGHPFDPNTDFGLYFVDMDKDPELRRVETAEVEVYREIIAAATTRGV